CGAACGCCTCGTCCGCGGTGACGCCGCTGCGGCTCATCACGATGCCGATGGCCTGGTCGATGACCGCCCGGTTGGACAGGGCAGCCTGCAGGTTGGTGGCCAGCCGTTTGGTCTGCGCGAGGATCTGCGCGTTCTGCACGGCGATCGCGGCCGGCGCGGCGAACAGCTGGCCCAGGTACTCGGCGCGTTCGTCGAAGGCGTCCTTCATGTGCGCGTAGATGTTCATCGCCCCGACCACGCCGTCGGTGGCTCGCAATGGGAGGGACAGGACGCTGTGCACGCCCAGCCGGCCCACCCGGGCCCCGAACTGCGGCCAGCGCTGGTCGGCGCCGATGGACCCGGAGCGCATCGGGCGGCCGGTGGCGGCCGCGCTGATGCACGGGCCTTCACCGATTCCGTACTGGATGTCGTCCACCTCGCGGACGAACGGTGCGGTCTTGACGATGACGTCCGCCCGGTCGCGCTCGATGAGGGTCAGCCCGGCCCCGTCGGCGCCGGGCACGGCGCGCACGGCGTAGGTGGCGACCTCGGTGAGCAGCTCCTCCAGGTCGAGCGCGGAGGACGACAGCCGCGACAGGGCGGTGACACTGCCGGCCAGGTTGTGTTCCTCGGCGGCTCGTTGGGCCGCGGCGTCGACCGGCTCGGTGCCGGGGTCGCCGGAAGGATGCGCATCCGGAGGGGGGACGGATTCGTCGCCCGGGGCGCCCGCGCCCGCAGAGCTGCTGGTCAAGAGGGGACTTCCTTCGTATGAACCGCCGCAACGACCTTACGTTAACCCGTCTGCGCCGTGCGGGCAGCCGCGTGCCGTCGACTGTGGTCTGCCCCCGCCTCAGCCTGAATCCACCGATTGCGTTGGTGGGTCGGTCGGCTCGGGTGGATCTTGGGGCGGGGTGTCCGATTTCGAGGTTGGGCAGGGTTGAGTTGCCGGTCGGTCCGGCTTCTCCTGGTTCCTGAGTGTGGGGTCGTGGTCCTGGCTGGGTTATCCGGTCGCCGCGGGTAGGTCGCGGAGCCGTTTGATGGCGGTGATGATGGCGTGGGCCCAGGGCCAGCGACTGGGTAGCCGCAGGGTGGTGCGTCGGCCGGTGCGGACCAGCCGGCCGGCGAGGTTGAACACGCGGCGGCGGATGTTCTTGGTCATCCGGTGGCCTTGGTCAAAGCCGAGGCGGGTGATCCAGCGGGTGAGGTTGTGGGCGATGGTGTTCAAGATCAGCCAGGCGGCGTTCCCGCCGAAGCTTTTGGTCGGCAAGTGCGCCAGACCCATGCCGTGTTTGAGGTCCCGGATGGTGAGCTCGACCTCGGCGTGCCGGCGATGGTCGGCCTCCAGGTCGCGCAGGTCGCCGTCCCGGTCGGTGATGATCGGGTGGTAGTCGTAGACCGGGAACAACGCTGCCTGGTCGGTGTCCTGGCCGCGGTTGCGGACCTGGGCCTGGGTGGGTGGGGTGCGCCGCACCATCAGTCGTAGCGGGACGGTGTCGGTCCGGTCGCGGCCGTGGGTGTCCTGGGCGAACGGGGTGTACGGGATCTCGGCGACCCCGGCGCCGGGCAGGAAGTACTCGATCGGCTGCCATTGCTCGTCCGGGATCGCCTCGATCTGTCCTCGTAGGTGCCCGATCATCCGGGCGCCGATCGAGAACCGCACATCGGCGGCCCGGCAGGCCGCGACGACGTCGTGCAGATAGAAGCCGGAGTCGGCGCGCAGCACGATCTGCCCGGTGGCGCCGGCCTGACGCAGCCGGGAGATCGTTTCGTTGATGAACAGCGGTGCCGCGGTGGCGTCGTTGGAACGGCCCCGCCGGAGCCGGGCATGCGCGATATCGCCGGTCCCGGAGATCACTGCCAGCAGCGGGTGGTAGCCGCGGCGCCCGGTCCGCATGACTTCCCGGGCACCGTCCTTGGCCAGCCCGAACGTCTCACACAGGGTCGAGTCGATATCGACGGTGACCGACCGACCGAACTGTGGATGTGCGCCGGCGGTCACAGCTCGGGTCAGCAGGCGGCGGGTCACCACGTCCAGTTGGCGGGCGTGTCCGAAGCCGAAAGCGCGGAGGAACGTGCCGACCGTGGACGGCGCCGCGACCCGGTGTCCCAGCACTGCGCTGGTCGAGCCCGCCCGCAAAGCGTTCACGTCATCGATGCAGTCACCGCCGGCCAGCAGCGAATGGACGACGGTCAGGCACTTGCGGTCCGGGTGGGCGCCCACGCTCCCGGGCACCGTGACGTGCTCACGCAACAAACCGGCCAGATCCAGCCGTTGGGCCAAAGTTGCCGCGACCAGCAACCCGGCATCGGACACGACACTGTCCTCGTCAGCGCGTACGGACAAGCGGTCCAGTGTGCAAGACT
This genomic window from Nakamurella multipartita DSM 44233 contains:
- a CDS encoding GAF and ANTAR domain-containing protein, giving the protein MTSSSAGAGAPGDESVPPPDAHPSGDPGTEPVDAAAQRAAEEHNLAGSVTALSRLSSSALDLEELLTEVATYAVRAVPGADGAGLTLIERDRADVIVKTAPFVREVDDIQYGIGEGPCISAAATGRPMRSGSIGADQRWPQFGARVGRLGVHSVLSLPLRATDGVVGAMNIYAHMKDAFDERAEYLGQLFAAPAAIAVQNAQILAQTKRLATNLQAALSNRAVIDQAIGIVMSRSGVTADEAFDRLRGISQRDHVKLTEVATGVVQSAVQRARDRHQHP
- a CDS encoding IS1380-like element ISNml1 family transposase → MTKSCTLDRLSVRADEDSVVSDAGLLVAATLAQRLDLAGLLREHVTVPGSVGAHPDRKCLTVVHSLLAGGDCIDDVNALRAGSTSAVLGHRVAAPSTVGTFLRAFGFGHARQLDVVTRRLLTRAVTAGAHPQFGRSVTVDIDSTLCETFGLAKDGAREVMRTGRRGYHPLLAVISGTGDIAHARLRRGRSNDATAAPLFINETISRLRQAGATGQIVLRADSGFYLHDVVAACRAADVRFSIGARMIGHLRGQIEAIPDEQWQPIEYFLPGAGVAEIPYTPFAQDTHGRDRTDTVPLRLMVRRTPPTQAQVRNRGQDTDQAALFPVYDYHPIITDRDGDLRDLEADHRRHAEVELTIRDLKHGMGLAHLPTKSFGGNAAWLILNTIAHNLTRWITRLGFDQGHRMTKNIRRRVFNLAGRLVRTGRRTTLRLPSRWPWAHAIITAIKRLRDLPAATG